One Curtobacterium sp. MCLR17_032 genomic window carries:
- a CDS encoding ABC transporter family substrate-binding protein, giving the protein MKHRKVLAVTAALAGIALAVTGCSGGSGGSGGSGSDDSGKKTLPTSAQINPKPVSDLADGGTLRLPIQQWISQWNYNQVDGPLVDAATIEQATMPYVYTIDGKGAPALDTDYVSKAEVTSDDPLTISYTINDKAKWNDGSEITWRDFENEWKTTNGTDKAYLIAGSTGYEDISSVTKGATDKDVVVKFSTPFSDWKSLFSPLYPASQTSTPDQFNNGYKGKVPVSSGPYKITDLNETAGTVTMKPDENWWGDKPKLDQVIFRSLDGNADVDAYLNKEIDSVLTTTSERFDRVKNAKNTKILASTSAQYTHVDFSTNGLLKDKQLRLAIQHAVNRDALAQVIGGTLPYKLGTLDNHLFLSTDKGYKSNVKPNATFDVEKAKKLLDDDGWKTDGTYRSKGGKQLAIAITIPSGAPTSQQLAQVMQQQLKEIGVKLTLKSVATDDFFEQYVTPGNYDMTIFVWGGTGFHSSSATIYTSGATGQNYGRVSSDAIDKLTKQALSEPDSDKANVIWNKIDKQVWSIGHSMPITAKPALVAQNPKLANYGAFAGAQNIDWTKVGFTK; this is encoded by the coding sequence ATGAAGCACAGGAAAGTCCTCGCAGTGACGGCGGCCCTCGCCGGCATCGCGCTCGCCGTGACCGGTTGCTCGGGCGGATCAGGTGGATCCGGCGGGTCCGGATCCGACGACTCGGGCAAGAAGACCCTGCCGACCTCGGCACAGATCAACCCGAAGCCCGTCTCCGACCTCGCCGACGGTGGCACGCTCCGTCTGCCGATCCAGCAGTGGATCTCGCAGTGGAACTACAACCAGGTCGACGGCCCGCTCGTCGACGCGGCGACGATCGAGCAGGCGACGATGCCGTACGTCTACACGATCGACGGCAAGGGCGCCCCCGCCCTGGACACCGACTACGTGTCGAAGGCCGAGGTCACGAGCGACGACCCGCTCACGATCTCGTACACGATCAACGACAAGGCCAAGTGGAACGACGGCTCGGAGATCACCTGGCGTGACTTCGAGAACGAGTGGAAGACCACCAACGGCACGGACAAGGCCTACCTCATCGCCGGCTCCACCGGCTACGAGGACATCTCCTCCGTGACCAAGGGCGCGACCGACAAGGACGTCGTGGTCAAGTTCTCCACCCCGTTCTCGGACTGGAAGTCCCTGTTCAGCCCGCTGTACCCGGCCAGCCAGACCAGCACGCCGGACCAGTTCAACAACGGCTACAAGGGCAAGGTCCCGGTGTCGTCCGGTCCGTACAAGATCACGGACCTGAACGAGACCGCAGGCACCGTCACCATGAAGCCGGACGAGAACTGGTGGGGCGACAAGCCGAAGCTCGACCAGGTGATCTTCCGGTCGCTGGACGGCAACGCAGACGTGGACGCGTACCTCAACAAGGAGATCGACTCCGTCCTCACGACGACGTCGGAGCGCTTCGACCGGGTGAAGAACGCGAAGAACACGAAGATCCTCGCGTCGACGTCGGCCCAGTACACGCACGTCGACTTCTCGACGAACGGCCTGCTCAAGGACAAGCAGCTCCGGCTGGCGATCCAGCACGCCGTGAACCGTGACGCCCTGGCCCAGGTCATCGGCGGCACGCTGCCCTACAAGCTCGGCACGCTCGACAACCACCTGTTCCTGTCCACGGACAAGGGCTACAAGTCGAACGTCAAGCCGAACGCCACCTTCGACGTCGAGAAGGCGAAGAAGCTGCTGGACGACGACGGCTGGAAGACCGACGGCACCTACCGCTCGAAGGGCGGCAAGCAGCTGGCGATCGCCATCACGATCCCGTCCGGTGCCCCGACCTCGCAGCAGCTGGCCCAGGTCATGCAGCAGCAGCTGAAGGAGATCGGCGTCAAGCTCACCCTGAAGTCGGTCGCCACGGACGACTTCTTCGAGCAGTACGTCACCCCGGGCAACTACGACATGACGATCTTCGTGTGGGGCGGCACCGGCTTCCACTCCAGCTCGGCGACGATCTACACCTCGGGTGCGACCGGCCAGAACTACGGCCGTGTCAGCTCGGATGCGATCGACAAGCTGACGAAGCAGGCACTGTCCGAGCCGGACTCGGACAAGGCCAACGTCATCTGGAACAAGATCGACAAGCAGGTCTGGTCGATCGGACACTCGATGCCGATCACCGCGAAGCCCGCGCTGGTCGCCCAGAACCCGAAGCTCGCCAACTACGGCGCGTTCGCGGGTGCGCAGAACATCGACTGGACGAAGGTCGGCTTCACCAAGTAG
- a CDS encoding PH domain-containing protein has protein sequence MPEPTAPVRPTVPVRPTEPVRIVATNLRRFAVALWVVAVALVVIGLLTNGLRAALLVPVPSLFTAWFAWVVLWRPRIELTEDELVVVDVRRTTRFAWRRVQDVRSKYGLEVVTDQGEQRVWIAPRPTARLALERPGGTVPVTVAAAADEMRARVPAPLEYDGAPPATVTAAPIVHRVHGWAVVALVVLGIAGSMAGARL, from the coding sequence ATGCCCGAACCGACCGCGCCCGTCCGGCCGACCGTGCCCGTCCGGCCGACCGAGCCCGTCCGGATCGTCGCGACGAACCTCCGACGCTTCGCCGTCGCCCTCTGGGTCGTGGCGGTCGCACTCGTCGTCATCGGACTCCTCACGAACGGCCTCCGCGCCGCGTTGCTGGTGCCGGTGCCGTCCCTCTTCACCGCCTGGTTCGCCTGGGTGGTCCTCTGGCGTCCGCGCATCGAACTGACCGAGGACGAGCTGGTCGTGGTCGACGTCCGCCGGACCACCCGCTTCGCCTGGCGGCGCGTGCAGGACGTGCGGTCGAAGTACGGCCTCGAGGTCGTCACCGACCAGGGTGAGCAGCGGGTCTGGATCGCGCCGCGGCCGACGGCACGGCTCGCCCTCGAACGGCCGGGAGGCACGGTGCCGGTCACCGTCGCCGCTGCGGCCGACGAGATGCGTGCGCGGGTGCCCGCACCGCTCGAGTACGACGGCGCTCCCCCGGCGACCGTGACGGCTGCACCGATCGTCCACCGCGTGCACGGCTGGGCGGTCGTCGCCCTCGTCGTCCTGGGCATCGCCGGCAGCATGGCCGGCGCACGCCTCTGA
- a CDS encoding ABC transporter ATP-binding protein, with the protein MSTITNGSAATPTTSTEPILRVRDLHVRFPTPRGTVHAVRGVDLELRRGEVLGIVGESGSGKSVTSLAVLGLLPDTTKVTGSVQLDGDELLGRSDKQMSRLRGDKVAMVFQDPLSAFTPVYTIGDQIAETVRLHRGASKAEARARAIELLGLVGIPEPARRVDAFPHEFSGGMRQRAMIAMAMANDPDVILADEPTTALDVTIQAQIIEVLRTAQRETGAALVFVSHDLGVIAGIADRIAVMYAGRIVETATAEELFARPRMPYTIGLIGALPRLDATDRSPLVPIPGSPPSLIGLPDACPFAARCPLVSEVCRSTEPVLAPPVGIGVTAVDAAAGLDTADAAAAGLGAAAAGAPSHAAGHTAACHRTAEVAAAHADAGRIFSLPVIPEHAAAVAASRTDREPVVHVEGLTKTFPLVKGAVFRRKVGEVFAVDGVDLDIRRGETLGLVGESGSGKSTTLHQLMDLERPEAGTVELFGESLADATARGVAGTRALRQRISMVFQDPSASLDPRMSVYDVVAEPLRAIGAPASRIDERVPELLGLVGLRAAEADRYPHEFSGGQRQRISIARALAVEPDLIVLDEPVSALDVSIQAGVLNLLAELKARLGLSYLFVSHDLSVIRHVADRVSVMYLGRTVEEGAVDEVFERPMHPYTAALMSAVPVPDPVVERARTTILLPGDPPSPTERPTGCRFRSRCPLFAILPEAERRRCETDEPEKAPRRGEDVDHRAACHYPEKVASIAA; encoded by the coding sequence ATGAGCACCATCACGAACGGGTCGGCCGCGACGCCGACGACCAGCACCGAGCCGATCCTGCGGGTCCGTGACCTGCACGTCCGCTTCCCGACCCCGCGGGGGACCGTGCACGCGGTCCGCGGCGTCGACCTGGAACTCCGCCGTGGCGAGGTCCTGGGCATCGTCGGCGAGTCCGGGTCCGGTAAGTCGGTGACGAGCCTGGCCGTCCTCGGCCTGCTGCCCGACACCACGAAGGTCACCGGCTCCGTCCAACTCGACGGCGATGAACTGCTCGGTCGCTCCGACAAGCAGATGAGCCGCCTGCGCGGTGACAAGGTCGCGATGGTCTTCCAGGACCCGCTGTCCGCGTTCACGCCGGTGTACACGATCGGCGACCAGATCGCCGAGACCGTCCGCCTGCACCGCGGTGCCTCGAAGGCCGAGGCCCGGGCCCGGGCCATCGAGCTCCTCGGGCTCGTCGGCATCCCCGAGCCCGCCCGCCGCGTCGACGCCTTCCCGCACGAGTTCTCCGGCGGCATGCGGCAGCGCGCCATGATCGCGATGGCGATGGCGAACGACCCGGACGTGATCCTGGCCGACGAGCCCACCACGGCACTCGACGTCACGATCCAGGCGCAGATCATCGAGGTGCTCCGGACCGCCCAGCGCGAGACCGGCGCCGCCCTGGTGTTCGTCAGCCACGACCTGGGTGTCATCGCGGGCATCGCCGACCGGATCGCCGTCATGTACGCCGGTCGGATCGTCGAGACCGCGACCGCCGAGGAGCTGTTCGCCCGGCCACGCATGCCGTACACGATCGGGCTCATCGGGGCGCTCCCGCGGCTCGACGCCACCGACCGGTCGCCGCTCGTGCCGATCCCCGGGTCGCCGCCGTCGCTCATCGGCCTGCCGGACGCCTGCCCCTTCGCGGCGCGCTGCCCGCTCGTCAGCGAGGTCTGCCGGTCGACCGAGCCGGTCCTCGCACCGCCGGTCGGCATCGGGGTCACCGCCGTCGACGCCGCTGCGGGCCTCGACACCGCCGACGCCGCAGCTGCCGGCCTCGGCGCGGCCGCCGCTGGGGCGCCGTCGCACGCCGCCGGCCACACCGCCGCGTGCCACCGCACCGCCGAGGTCGCCGCCGCGCACGCGGACGCCGGCCGGATCTTCTCCCTGCCCGTCATCCCCGAGCACGCCGCCGCGGTGGCGGCGTCCCGCACCGACCGCGAGCCCGTCGTGCACGTCGAGGGCCTCACGAAGACCTTCCCGCTCGTCAAGGGCGCCGTCTTCCGCCGCAAGGTCGGCGAGGTCTTCGCCGTCGACGGTGTCGACCTCGACATCCGCCGGGGCGAGACCCTCGGCCTGGTCGGCGAGTCCGGCTCCGGCAAGTCGACGACCCTGCACCAGCTGATGGACCTCGAGCGTCCGGAAGCGGGCACCGTCGAGCTGTTCGGTGAGTCCCTCGCGGACGCCACCGCACGCGGCGTGGCTGGAACCCGGGCACTGCGGCAGCGCATCTCGATGGTCTTCCAGGACCCGTCCGCCAGCCTCGACCCGCGCATGTCGGTCTACGACGTCGTCGCGGAGCCGCTCCGGGCGATCGGCGCTCCGGCCTCCCGGATCGACGAGCGCGTGCCGGAACTGCTCGGCCTGGTCGGACTGCGGGCCGCCGAGGCCGACCGCTACCCGCACGAGTTCTCCGGCGGGCAGCGGCAGCGCATCTCCATCGCCCGAGCCCTCGCGGTGGAGCCCGACCTGATCGTCCTCGACGAGCCCGTCTCGGCCCTCGACGTGTCGATCCAGGCCGGCGTGCTCAACCTGCTCGCCGAACTCAAGGCGCGCCTGGGGCTGTCCTACCTGTTCGTCTCGCACGACCTGTCCGTCATCCGGCACGTCGCCGACCGCGTCAGTGTCATGTACCTCGGCCGCACCGTCGAAGAGGGCGCGGTCGACGAGGTGTTCGAACGCCCGATGCACCCCTACACGGCAGCGCTCATGTCCGCCGTGCCGGTGCCGGACCCCGTCGTCGAGCGGGCCCGCACGACGATCCTGCTGCCGGGCGACCCGCCCAGCCCGACCGAGCGGCCGACCGGCTGCCGGTTCCGCTCGCGCTGCCCGCTCTTCGCGATCCTGCCCGAGGCGGAACGTCGCCGCTGCGAGACGGACGAACCGGAGAAGGCGCCCCGTCGTGGCGAGGACGTCGACCACCGGGCGGCATGCCACTACCCGGAGAAGGTCGCCTCGATCGCGGCGTAG
- a CDS encoding ABC transporter permease encodes MIRFLARRFVYYVVLVFLATSLTYFLASATFSPRSVYAQRNPAPSAQVIDAKLDDIGVNDKTPVVIRYGHWLDGVVHGDLGQTIQDRSVNDQFFPRLGVSLRLLVVGSIAGIVLGVLVGVWNAIRQYKISDRVSAAISIVLFSTPVFLTAVILKISATKLNQDAGSQLINFTGEATPGLDGSAWTLLVDRGAHLLLPTISIALGLIAIYSRYQRATMLDVLGSDFLRTARAKGLTRGRATFKHGLRTALIPMTTLFAYGFLGILTGATLTEKIFAWNGLGSWFIDAVNGNDVNVVTAYTLFAAVVVLISGFLADVATAALDPRVRRA; translated from the coding sequence ATGATCCGCTTCCTGGCGCGTCGATTCGTGTACTACGTCGTGCTCGTGTTCCTCGCGACCTCGCTGACCTACTTCCTCGCGTCAGCGACGTTCAGCCCCCGTTCCGTCTACGCCCAGCGGAACCCTGCGCCGTCGGCACAGGTCATCGACGCCAAGCTCGACGACATCGGCGTCAACGACAAGACCCCCGTGGTGATCCGGTACGGGCACTGGCTCGACGGGGTCGTGCACGGCGACCTCGGCCAGACGATCCAGGACCGTTCGGTCAACGACCAGTTCTTCCCGCGGCTGGGGGTGAGTCTCCGGCTGCTGGTCGTCGGATCGATCGCCGGCATCGTGCTCGGCGTCCTCGTCGGCGTGTGGAACGCGATCCGGCAGTACAAGATCTCGGACCGGGTCAGCGCCGCGATCTCGATCGTCCTGTTCTCGACACCCGTGTTCCTGACCGCGGTCATCCTGAAGATCAGTGCAACGAAGCTGAACCAGGACGCCGGCAGCCAGCTCATCAACTTCACGGGCGAGGCGACCCCAGGACTCGACGGGTCGGCGTGGACGCTGCTCGTCGACCGCGGCGCGCACCTGCTGCTCCCGACGATCTCGATCGCGCTGGGCCTGATCGCCATCTACAGCCGGTACCAGCGAGCAACGATGCTCGACGTCCTGGGTTCGGACTTCCTCAGGACCGCCCGGGCGAAGGGGCTGACGCGGGGACGGGCCACGTTCAAGCACGGCCTGCGTACCGCGCTCATCCCGATGACCACGCTCTTCGCCTACGGGTTCCTCGGCATCCTGACCGGCGCGACCCTGACCGAGAAGATCTTCGCGTGGAACGGGCTCGGCTCGTGGTTCATCGACGCGGTGAACGGCAACGACGTCAACGTCGTGACGGCGTACACGCTGTTCGCCGCGGTGGTGGTGCTCATCTCCGGGTTCCTCGCCGACGTCGCGACCGCAGCGCTGGACCCGCGCGTCAGGAGGGCATGA
- a CDS encoding CPBP family intramembrane glutamic endopeptidase, with protein sequence MSRRRTWTEITIVLMLSLGASALYSVLQIIDDLSQTTPLGQQSTALNTSTTTVQYVDLARQLLGIAADLAPVALVCMLLWSSSRPHLGRLGIDRFRVRPDLGGAALIALGIGIPGLALYFTGRALGITVAVDPAALGSYWWTIPVLLLSAVRSGLQEEVIVVGYLYSRLGDLGWGRWQVILSTAVLRGSYHLYQGFGAFVGNAVMGVVFGWIYTRWGRLLPLVITHVLLDATVFVGYPFVARAFPSLFS encoded by the coding sequence ATGAGCCGTCGGCGAACGTGGACCGAGATCACCATCGTGCTCATGCTGTCACTGGGCGCGAGTGCGCTCTACTCGGTCCTGCAGATCATCGACGACCTGTCCCAGACGACACCGCTCGGGCAGCAGTCGACGGCACTGAACACCTCGACGACGACCGTGCAGTACGTCGACCTCGCCCGCCAGCTGCTGGGCATCGCGGCCGACCTGGCGCCGGTCGCGCTGGTCTGCATGCTGCTCTGGAGCTCGTCACGCCCGCACCTCGGCCGACTCGGCATCGACCGCTTCCGCGTCCGTCCGGACCTCGGCGGCGCGGCGCTCATCGCCCTCGGCATCGGCATCCCCGGACTCGCCCTGTACTTCACGGGTCGGGCACTCGGCATCACGGTCGCCGTCGACCCGGCCGCCCTCGGCTCGTACTGGTGGACGATCCCGGTACTCCTGCTGTCCGCCGTCCGCTCAGGGCTGCAGGAAGAGGTGATCGTCGTCGGCTACCTGTACTCGCGCCTCGGCGACCTGGGATGGGGGCGGTGGCAGGTCATCCTGTCCACCGCGGTCCTCCGCGGCAGCTACCACCTGTACCAGGGCTTCGGCGCGTTCGTCGGCAACGCGGTGATGGGCGTCGTCTTCGGCTGGATCTACACGAGGTGGGGACGCCTGCTGCCCCTCGTCATCACGCACGTGCTCCTCGACGCCACCGTCTTCGTCGGGTACCCGTTCGTCGCGCGCGCGTTCCCGTCCCTCTTCTCCTGA
- a CDS encoding alpha/beta hydrolase yields MGIEFDDVAVSRLIACLTDVALRLRASGAGRRASAERALQDFHGAYARLFAAARTIESEDRGRLTRALEDLTVQLHVVTRQADEERHRLEARVAWQERERRRDHALVAVGVPPGSVLDWASGAWDPEPSATPVRPTPVSAAFRARPRQRSASGSGSESGSGDAGGGRSGAGGRSGADPRRLREFSVSAGVQDAATEQDLHRVRNAWAGFTARCAWVPVDEATLVAGFGDHLAEDVEDTAWVRRIANAFAAAGSGVSLADGVLDVAGTSTLPTGLQRVFDPAVTSAEVAAAWSELGLSEHDLRALPLTTTLQIANLDGVPAAARDIASRAVLRAALGNPERVYRMLGLRYTHGAVTMDEFRQQVAALWKGVRRADRLAQELESPSAAVAQLVGFGATDGALVAAVSLGDLDTASNVTVNVPGATTTLDSTDGQVRAAAGLLRGAVRLAPASSFAVVSWIGYRAPELVEVPAHRRAVTGGVELASFVDGVRDSRHGNAPGRLTVLGHSYGSAVAVEAAAQTRHRVDAVVTYGSVGFTDDTRPEHLNVRQVFATEGEQDHTARLGRIGRTDPRDLPGVHVFSSEAGPGTESVTGHDMYPPTGVGYLSPDATAQRHIIEIIATGRPG; encoded by the coding sequence ATGGGGATCGAGTTCGACGACGTGGCCGTGTCACGGCTGATCGCGTGCCTGACGGACGTGGCGCTGCGCCTCCGAGCCAGCGGCGCCGGCCGACGAGCGAGCGCCGAGCGCGCGCTGCAGGACTTCCACGGTGCGTACGCCCGGCTGTTCGCGGCGGCGCGCACGATCGAGTCGGAGGACCGGGGCCGGTTGACGAGGGCGCTCGAGGACCTGACGGTCCAGCTCCACGTCGTCACCCGACAGGCTGACGAGGAGCGTCACCGACTGGAGGCCCGGGTCGCCTGGCAGGAACGCGAACGGCGACGAGACCACGCGTTGGTCGCCGTCGGCGTCCCGCCTGGGTCGGTCCTGGACTGGGCGAGCGGCGCCTGGGACCCCGAGCCGTCGGCGACCCCGGTGCGCCCGACCCCGGTGTCCGCGGCCTTCCGCGCACGGCCACGGCAGCGCAGCGCCAGCGGCAGCGGCAGCGAGAGCGGCAGCGGCGACGCGGGCGGCGGCCGGAGTGGCGCTGGTGGTCGGAGTGGGGCTGACCCGCGGCGGCTGCGCGAGTTCAGCGTCTCCGCCGGCGTGCAGGACGCTGCGACCGAACAGGACCTCCACCGAGTCCGGAACGCGTGGGCCGGCTTCACCGCGCGGTGCGCCTGGGTGCCGGTGGACGAGGCCACGTTGGTCGCCGGCTTCGGGGACCACCTCGCCGAGGACGTCGAGGACACCGCCTGGGTGCGTCGGATCGCGAACGCCTTCGCGGCCGCGGGCAGCGGGGTGTCCCTGGCGGACGGCGTGCTCGACGTCGCCGGGACGTCGACGCTGCCGACCGGACTCCAGCGGGTGTTCGACCCGGCAGTCACCTCGGCCGAGGTCGCGGCGGCGTGGTCGGAGCTCGGGCTGTCCGAGCACGACCTGCGCGCACTCCCCCTGACCACGACGCTGCAGATCGCGAACCTCGACGGTGTCCCCGCTGCGGCGCGTGACATCGCCTCGCGCGCGGTGCTGCGAGCAGCGCTCGGGAACCCGGAGCGGGTGTACCGGATGCTCGGCCTGCGGTACACGCACGGCGCCGTGACGATGGACGAGTTCCGGCAGCAGGTCGCGGCGCTGTGGAAGGGCGTGCGGCGGGCGGACCGTCTCGCGCAGGAGCTGGAGTCACCCTCCGCCGCGGTCGCGCAGCTCGTCGGCTTCGGCGCCACGGACGGCGCACTCGTGGCGGCGGTGTCGCTCGGGGACCTCGACACGGCCTCGAACGTCACGGTGAACGTGCCGGGCGCGACCACGACGCTCGACAGCACGGACGGGCAGGTCCGTGCCGCCGCCGGTCTGCTGCGCGGCGCTGTTCGGCTCGCCCCGGCGTCGTCCTTCGCCGTCGTCTCCTGGATCGGCTACCGGGCACCGGAACTCGTCGAGGTCCCCGCGCACCGACGCGCGGTCACCGGCGGCGTCGAGCTCGCGTCCTTCGTCGACGGTGTCCGCGACAGCCGGCACGGCAACGCTCCGGGACGCCTCACGGTGCTCGGACACTCGTACGGTTCTGCGGTGGCGGTCGAAGCGGCTGCGCAGACGCGGCACCGGGTCGACGCCGTCGTCACCTACGGCTCGGTCGGGTTCACGGACGACACGCGGCCCGAGCACCTCAACGTCCGCCAGGTCTTCGCCACGGAGGGCGAACAGGACCACACGGCGCGCCTCGGCCGGATCGGCCGGACCGACCCTCGTGACCTCCCGGGCGTCCACGTCTTCTCGTCCGAGGCCGGGCCCGGGACGGAATCGGTCACCGGCCACGACATGTACCCGCCGACCGGCGTCGGGTACCTGTCACCCGACGCCACGGCGCAGCGTCACATCATCGAGATCATCGCGACCGGGAGGCCCGGATGA
- a CDS encoding ABC transporter permease, with product MTDTRIEPVDPSLIAKSDTPARPKRQGNRFLQTTRRLFMNRGAGIGVIVIVLLFAFAFLGPLVSPWQYSQIDYTAFTRPPSATHWFGTNGIGQDVFSQTARGMQKSLLIGLLVAVFSTAIAAITGAAAGYFGGWVDRIVMFFVDMLLVLPSFLIIAIISPRIQNAGWIVLVVLITLFGWMITARVVRSMTLSVKEREFVRAARYMGIGPFRIIFRHVLPNVASFLIIDGTIQVATAVLGETTLSYFGFGVQSPDVSLGTLIAQNQDNALTSPWLFYFAAGALVVFAIAANLIGDGLRDALDPTSTTGKREKRNRRRDQNQAAVDVAALNTQAGSGA from the coding sequence ATGACCGACACCCGGATCGAACCCGTCGACCCCTCGCTCATCGCGAAGAGCGACACCCCGGCCCGCCCGAAGCGGCAGGGCAACCGGTTCCTGCAGACAACACGACGGCTGTTCATGAACCGCGGCGCGGGCATCGGCGTCATCGTCATCGTGCTGCTGTTCGCCTTCGCGTTCCTCGGCCCGCTGGTCAGCCCCTGGCAGTACTCGCAGATCGACTACACGGCGTTCACCCGGCCGCCGAGCGCGACGCACTGGTTCGGCACGAACGGCATCGGCCAGGACGTCTTCTCCCAGACGGCCCGCGGCATGCAGAAGAGCCTGCTCATCGGCCTGCTCGTCGCCGTGTTCTCGACCGCCATCGCCGCGATCACGGGCGCCGCCGCCGGGTACTTCGGCGGCTGGGTCGACCGGATCGTGATGTTCTTCGTCGACATGCTGCTCGTGCTGCCGTCGTTCCTCATCATCGCGATCATCAGCCCGCGCATCCAGAACGCCGGATGGATCGTCCTGGTCGTGCTCATCACGCTGTTCGGCTGGATGATCACCGCTCGCGTCGTCCGCTCGATGACCCTGTCGGTCAAGGAGCGCGAGTTCGTCCGCGCCGCCCGGTACATGGGGATCGGCCCGTTCCGGATCATCTTCCGGCACGTCCTGCCGAACGTGGCGTCCTTCCTCATCATCGACGGCACGATCCAGGTCGCGACCGCGGTGCTCGGTGAGACCACCCTGAGCTACTTCGGCTTCGGCGTGCAGTCGCCGGACGTCTCGCTCGGCACGCTGATCGCCCAGAACCAGGACAACGCGCTGACCAGCCCGTGGCTGTTCTACTTCGCGGCCGGCGCGCTCGTGGTCTTCGCGATCGCGGCGAACCTGATCGGCGACGGGCTGCGTGACGCCCTCGACCCGACCTCGACGACCGGCAAGCGTGAGAAGCGCAACCGCCGTCGTGACCAGAACCAGGCGGCCGTGGACGTGGCCGCGTTGAACACACAGGCCGGTTCCGGCGCATGA
- a CDS encoding peroxiredoxin, translating to MAIPETGTAAPDFTLPGMIVRDGVRTDAEYALTAELGRPVVLAFYPGDATPVCTAQLCSYQQELDDFRDLGAVVWGISPQGLDSHEGFARNASLSFPLLSDVAGDVVRAYGVHVPGLGLRRSVFVIGPDGLVRWRHVGLVGLRFPRAEVIRAQIELLVE from the coding sequence ATGGCCATCCCCGAGACGGGCACCGCGGCGCCGGACTTCACCCTCCCCGGCATGATCGTCCGCGACGGCGTGCGCACCGACGCAGAGTACGCACTCACCGCCGAACTCGGTCGCCCGGTGGTGCTCGCCTTCTACCCCGGCGACGCCACCCCCGTCTGCACCGCACAACTGTGCTCGTACCAGCAGGAGCTCGACGACTTCCGCGACCTGGGTGCCGTGGTCTGGGGCATCAGCCCGCAGGGCCTCGACTCGCACGAGGGCTTCGCCCGGAACGCCTCGCTGTCGTTCCCCCTCCTCTCCGACGTCGCCGGCGACGTCGTCCGGGCCTACGGCGTGCACGTGCCCGGGCTGGGACTCCGTCGATCGGTCTTCGTGATCGGTCCGGACGGCCTGGTGCGGTGGCGGCACGTCGGCCTGGTCGGCCTCCGCTTCCCGCGCGCCGAGGTCATCCGGGCCCAGATCGAGCTCCTCGTCGAATGA